The Lactuca sativa cultivar Salinas chromosome 2, Lsat_Salinas_v11, whole genome shotgun sequence genome includes a window with the following:
- the LOC111901427 gene encoding uncharacterized protein LOC111901427, whose amino-acid sequence MNGHNQNGPEQKNGTGAYAIVISRPFWNGVNLCLKVFSPLVKLLRLANGDQKASMGFLYGELQQAKEDIKMAFNNVEINYRSIIEIIETRAKGRLDSPLHMTAYLLNPYYLYKDQNIKDNVMVSDAIFICVEKFFRDDIDKQDQVINMELPKYKEKEGDFGRILAANGCSENSSSYDPATWWMTYGNSTPTLQKMAIKILSLTTSSSGCERNWSAFEWIHTKKRNRLDSQRLHNLVFV is encoded by the exons ATGAATGGACACAATCAAAATGGTCCAGAACAAAAAAATGGAACAGGAGCTTATGCAATCGTGATAAGCCGACCTTTTTGGAATGGGGTAAACTTATGCTTAAAGGTTTTCTCCCCGTTAGTGAAACTCCTACGACTAGCTAATGGAGATCAAAAGGCATCAATGGGCTTCTTGTATGGAGAGCTTCAACAAGCCAAAGAAGATATAAAAATGGCTTTCAACAATGTGGAGATTAACTATCGTTCTATCATAGAAATTATTGAGACAAGAGCAAAAGGTCGGCTTGATAGTCCACTACACATGACGGCTTACCTGTTAAATCCTTATTATTTATATAAAGATCAAAACATAAAAGATAATGTCATGGTTTCGGATGCAATTTTCATATGTGTTGAAAAGTTTTTTCGTGATGACATTGACAAGCAAGATCAGGTGATAAATATGGAGCTCCCAAAGTACAAGGAAAAAGAAGGAGATTTTGGAAGAATATTGGCAGCAAATGGGTGTTCCGAAAATAGCAGTTCTTATGATCCAG CTACTTGGTGGATGACTTATGGAAATTCAACACCAACTTTGCAAAAGATGGCTATAAAGATCCTCTCATTAACCACTAGTTCCTCTGGTTGTGAAAGAAATTGGAGTGCTTTTGAATGG ATACACACAAAGAAAAGAAATAGGCTTGATAGCCAAAGATTACACAATCTTGTATTTGTTTAG
- the LOC111901426 gene encoding arogenate dehydratase 1 → MQCVAPSSSIGFKSLHTVSHRIVQPTQLTVQCVASRYDAGAANATNLPLSAAAPTTTNNFAYGGVVKSRTDWQSSCAILASKVVSQQQNTEKSNGADNITVVNGHTSLDLVPIDKLPKPLTIADLSPAPLHGSTLRVAYQGVAGAYSEAAAGKAYPNCEAIPCDQFEVAFQAVELWIADRAVLPVENSLGGSIHRNYDLLLRHRLHIVGEVQLPVHHCLLALPGVRKEYLNRVISHPQALSQCELTLTKLGLTVTREAVDDTAGAAEFVAANNLRDTAAIASARAAELYGLNILADGIQDDSSNVTRFVMLAREPIIPRVDIPFKTSIVFAHDKGTSVLFKVLSAFAFRNINLTKIESRPHRNRPIRLVGDENVGTAKHFEYLFYVDFEASMADVRAQNALAEVQEFTSFLRVLGSYPMDMTPWSPSSQ, encoded by the coding sequence ATGCAGTGTGTTGCTCCTTCATCGAGTATTGGGTTCAAGTCATTACACACGGTTTCCCACCGAATCGTTCAACCAACTCAGCTCACCGTTCAATGTGTTGCAAGCCGGTATGATGCCGGGGCAGCCAACGCTACTAATCTTCCCCTGTCAGCAGCTGCGCCGACCACCACCAACAACTTCGCATATGGAGGGGTTGTTAAGAGCAGAACCGATTGGCAGAGCTCTTGTGCGATTTTGGCTAGCAAGGTGGTGTCGCAGCAGCAGAACACCGAGAAATCCAACGGTGCTGATAATATAACTGTTGTCAATGGACATACTAGTTTAGATCTAGTTCCGATTGATAAGTTACCGAAGCCGCTCACCATCGCCGATCTATCACCGGCGCCGTTGCACGGTTCGACGCTGCGCGTTGCGTATCAAGGTGTAGCTGGTGCGTACAGTGAAGCTGCCGCCGGTAAAGCTTATCCGAATTGTGAGGCCATTCCTTGTGATCAATTCGAGGTTGCATTTCAAGCGGTTGAGCTTTGGATTGCAGATCGCGCTGTTTTGCCGGTTGAAAACTCTCTAGGCGGGAGCATACATCGGAATTACGATCTACTTTTGCGCCACCGTCTCCACATCGTCGGAGAAGTCCAGCTCCCTGTTCACCACTGCCTTCTAGCTTTACCAGGCGTCCGGAAAGAATACCTCAACCGCGTGATTAGCCATCCGCAAGCTCTTTCTCAGTGCGAGCTAACTCTCACCAAACTCGGCTTAACCGTAACTCGCGAGGCTGTCGACGATACTGCAGGAGCAGCAGAATTCGTGGCGGCAAACAACCTCCGTGACACAGCGGCAATCGCATCTGCACGCGCCGCCGAGCTGTACGGCCTTAATATCCTGGCCGATGGGATCCAGGACGATTCAAGCAACGTCACACGATTCGTCATGCTTGCTCGTGAGCCAATCATACCACGAGTTGACATCCCGTTCAAGACAAGCATTGTATTCGCTCACGACAAAGGAACGTCGGTGTTGTTCAAAGTTCTATCGGCGTTCGCATTCCGGAATATCAACTTAACCAAAATCGAAAGCCGTCCACATCGCAACCGTCCGATCAGGCTCGTCGGCGACGAGAACGTAGGAACGGCGAAACACTTCGAGTACTTGTTCTACGTGGATTTTGAAGCTTCAATGGCGGACGTAAGAGCACAGAATGCATTGGCCGAGGTTCAGGAATTTACATCATTCCTCAGGGTGTTGGGTAGCTATCCCATGGACATGACCCCTTGGTCCCCTTCTTCTCAATGA
- the LOC111901484 gene encoding uncharacterized protein LOC111901484 produces MSTNISDKPSSTINIKHGVPFVLDLDQMNYDIWRELFKIHCIGYGVDDHLKPPAQPSSQTSDKDKEKESITAMDTWLCMDSIVKSWLYGTLSVSLLNMIFKRQATAFAVWESLEKVFRDNKASKVIQLDRELRNISIGTSYVIDYCNKITSIADRLEHMDAKVFDTNLVTYMINGLSPKYCHIATTIRHRDLPPSFWDARSILICEEQQMLLDEKRDATLTHVDNPSSPNALTVQSSPQNNHTNGGRGGYNRGGRGGRYNRGGRDGGRHGGRFHNGGGNYFYGNSQQRGTGRAWTYGWFQVHQPNVGSIQQGLLPNPGGVSNQSNLFGVRHKNQPT; encoded by the coding sequence ATGTCCACCAACATATCAGACAAACCTTCTTCAACAATCAATATAAAGCATGGTGTCCCTTTTGTCTTGGATTTGGATCAAATGAACTATGATATATGGAGAGAGCTGTTTAAAATCCATTGTATTGGATACGGTGTTGACGATCATCTCAAGCCTCCTGCTCAGCCTTCTTCTCAAACTTCTGACAAAGACAAAGAAAAAGAATCAATAACTGCCATGGATACATGGCTTTGTATGGACTCGATTGTTAAATCATGGTTGTATGGCACTCTATCAGTTTCTCTTCTCAACATGATTTTTAAAAGACAGGCAACAGCGTTTGCAGTGTGGGAAAGCCTCGAGAAAGTTTTCCGTGACAACAAAGCCTCCAAGGTCATCCAACTAGACAGAGAACTTCGAAATATTTCTATAGGTACCTCCTATGTCATTGATTACTGCAATAAGATTACGTCTATAGCCGATCGCCTGGAACATATGGACGCCAAAGTCTTTGATACGAATCTTGTCACATATATGATAAATGGGCTGTCACCTAAATACTGCCATATTGCGACAACCATCAGGCACCGTGACTTGCCCCCATCTTTTTGGGATGCAAGATCTATATTGATTTGTGAAGAACAACAGATGCTCTTGGATGAAAAAAGAGATGCGACTCTTACCCATGTAGACAATCCTTCTTCTCCAAATGCTCTCACAGTTCAATCGTCTCCTCAAAATAATCACACTAATGGTGGTAGAGGAGGCTATAACAGGGGTGGTCGTGGTGGTCGATATAACAGGGGCGGTAGAGATGGAGGCCGACATGGCGGTCGATTTCACAATGGTGGTGGAAACTATTTTTATGGCAACAGTCAACAGCGAGGAACAGGGAGAGCGTGGACTTATGGCTGGTTTCAAGTTCACCAGCCCAACGTTGGATCTATTCAGCAGGGCTTGTTACCAAACCCAGGTGGGGTCTCAAACCAGTCTAATTTGTTTGGTGTTAGACACAAAAATCAACCGACCTAA